The Panthera uncia isolate 11264 chromosome B3 unlocalized genomic scaffold, Puncia_PCG_1.0 HiC_scaffold_1, whole genome shotgun sequence genome segment GTGTACCGATAcacatttgggttttcttttggtTGGTACTCATTCACCTTTTTGTTAACAATGACAAGTTTTATGTTTACTTTAACTGTTAAACTGATTATGAGGGGGGAATTTTTCCAGAGATCTAGTATATATGGAAGTTCCTTAACTTGTGGTATAGAGGAACAAGTATTGTTTAACCAGGGAGAAAGTTGCCAACCGTCACTAGCCTCTCTTCCTACTTTTTTAGAATAGAAAACTTAGTATATTATCTCAAGCATTTAGGCATATCCTTGGCATGTTCACAGCAATTGTTTCACTAGGCATTTTATGgctgtaattattttaatgtatcagTATTATTTTAACCTACCAAAGTACTTCAATCTCTACTCTCACCTAAGACAATcccaaatgtttatattttattcaactcCTACATCTCgttcgtgtttttgttttcaactaCAGCACTTAAATACGATTTTTCACGTCAGTCTATTAGTTTTCCTTTTGATTGGTGCTCTGACTGCCCTAGCAAAGTTTGtccttattttaattcttttagttcTATAACTAGCCCCTAGAATCCCTGTTCTTTCTTCTAAGTTTTGTCCACATTCGAACTTCATACATTAAACTAGCCTTGTACCATTTTACGCCATGAGAGTCATTTGCCTCAatagttttactttaaaaatatgggtGAGATTAAGTCAGATTTCTGAGTCCTACTGCACTGCCACCCTGTTGTGCTTCGTTAATCTGAGATTCTTAGTGGTGCTTATTACAGAATTATAAACATCCAAGTTGTCACCGTAACCGGTGACAAGCTTTGATAGGCACGGACTCCATTTCTCTAAGATTTCTTGCTGAAGAACAAAGGCCCTTTAAAAGGAAGACTCTGTTTATGAGACACAAGATTCCACAGATATCTGTCTagattttcccttcatttttggaTTCGGAGCCTAATTACATAAATTGTAAAAGGCAGGAGGAGAAGGTAGCTTCCACAACCTCGATTCATTGCCTTCACAGCACGGAGGGCAAGAAGCAATAGCAAGGAGTTACAGCTCTGTAAccccaggaaaggaaggaagtcagAGGAAACTGGGTTGGAGAGAGGTGTCAGACATTTTTCATTCCCCTTAACTGTAAGAGGCAAGTAGCTTTTAAATGTACTCTCTGCCTTAATGAGGAAAATTTGTACATTATACCCACAGGAGCCTGTGCTGCCCTATAGCTggttccaaaacaaaacaaaagttgttCTGAGTAATATGGAACTGGAAGGACACATGGTGAGGTGGGGCTTCGCGAAACCATAAACTTCTCAGTTATGTAAAGTTAGACATTATGttcaatgtttatatatttgcttGCAAATTGTTGGCTGTCGGTCCATGTCAAAACATTAAATTAACGCTCCCTTTTCCTAATGGAATAGACAATCCTTTTTTACAGCACGGGAGTATTTAGAAACCACCCTATTCTTTAATGGTGGGAAGCCACTGCAATCGATATTGGTGAAGATCATGGAAAAAGGTGATTCCCCCTAAAAATTATGTTCACTGAGATACTCTATCAATAGTTTGGAAATTTGCTGAGTTTATCTTATCTCGTTACGCAACCCTCTGATGGTCTCTGGGTTTGTTACAGAGCTTTTATCAGGTTCTTATCAGTAATATATACACCATATTTCAAGTGGCACTCCAGATTTAATTCCTTGATGAACTACTGTGTCCAAGACTCAGCTGAATcacttttcctgctttttctgctatgtggctttaaaaaaaaaaaaaaaattcctaacttCCTGTTTATCTATTAGTGTATTTCCCCCGTCTctatttcccattattttaatACCACATGCCACCTGCACTGTCCCTCTTCTTACTTATCCTATTCTTACTTGTATCCCCACAAATCTCCGAGCTCACACTGTGCTCCAgtacttccttctctttcagctAGATCTGTGTTAGTCAGTGTCTCAATTCTCTTGGCAATTTTTCCTCGTATGCAAATTGTATAGAAAAATAGGACTTGCATAGCTTAAAAATCTGATGTAAGCAAAAAGAGCAATGCTGTTAAGTTACTGTGCATAATTACAGAATTGCATGTTTAAATACAGACGTCACTTAAAATCCCTTGCGTTATGAGAAGGGTATGACAATGCAAGTAATTCACATTAAAAGGCATTCTATTCGGTAGATGTGGTTATTGGTGTGTCGGCTGTGCCAGTGTTTTAATTCACATGTAATTCAATGTAGACCCTGTGCCAGCAACAACTAACAATGATACTCCTTTAACTAAAAATGATAAGCTATTTCTACTTATATGCTCTGTGATTATTTTATAGTCCTCAAATTTTGcagtcctttacagaaaaaaatagtaataaagcaTGGCGATAAACTGCAATTTGCCACAACACATTTCCTCCAAATCTTAGTATAAAACACAAGACATTTTTTTGCACACTCTACTTTTATAGAACAACCAGGTTTgtaattgatttctttattttatttgatttatcaATATACATGGCAGCTTTCTCAAATCTCAAAGTTAAGTTCCAAAAGTAtgtaattttaaagatgaaaaatcattttcctttagaTGTCATATTCCTAGAGAGCTATTAAAGtctatttataaacaaaaataattgataaactaaTACACTTTagaaatcagaatattttaaattattttaaatgaatacaagATATGTCTTTTTAATTAACTATCATAGTTAAATTTAAtatcacaaaacaaaatgacatgTCCCCACTAATTTCTCAAGTGGGGTAAAGTCATTGGATTTTACACTTAATATAAGTTTTAAATGTGAttattaaatgataatattttatcaATTATAGGAAATATTCATTTATAGGAATTTCCTTAGGTCCATCAATCTTTTTAGGCcaagtttgagcccatgtcaACCTTCAAGTTTAGAGTCAATGCACCTAGCCTGCCTAACAAGCATGTCAATTAAAGAATATGGATTtcattgataaaaaaaaaagggggggaataAACAGTAGCTAAATCATTGTtcaacttaccaaaaaaaaaaaaaaaaaagctaatagcAAATGAGATAGTTTCcaagaattactttaaaaagtttttttaaataaacacaaatggccaatgatgttggatttaaaatttcacaggataactttacaaaaaaaaaaaaaaaaaaaaaacccacatagaAATAGTAAAGTCATCACCTTATGATAAAAAAACTAAAGTTTAATAGTCATTGAAGGGGTAACAACCACTTGTAGTCTACattgaaaagtaattttaatcatagctaaaacaaactaaaatcaaAGAATTCtatgaagaaataacaaaaatgataaacatttaataaCATCTAAAATGTAGATACTTAAGAtcctaaacaaaaatattaaaggtaAAAGGGCCTTGAGATCTTTCTCCAACAATTCATCTTATAAAATCAATTTCTAAATAGCTCATATCCTTTGCTTTGGTGTTTTGTCTGCTATCAACTAAACGTGAGTACAGTAGAAAATCACTTATGTTCTTTTCAAATGCTTGGCATTATAATGTGATCTCATATCTTTCCTCAAATTAAATTTGGCTCCACATATTCCACATGTATACAGATGAACATCCATGTGCTGTTCCAACTGTTCATTATTTGGGAATATCTGAAAGCAGACCTGGCATATAGTCTCACCGGCAGATAAATGAGAAATCATATGCCGCACATGGTCATGTTTTCTGAAGTTTCCTTGATCACAAATGGAACAGACATACCTGGCCATGCCTTTGTGCATATCATTGTGCAGTCGCAACTGACGCTCTCTTAAAAACTGCTTTCCGCATGTCTGACAGACAAACTGTTTTTCCTTGGTGTGAACAGTGTAGTGTTCTCTTAAGTGGCACCGCTGATAAAATCCTTTTCCACACAGATTGCAGAAATGCTTTCGTCTGTGATCTCTCTCGTTTTCTTCCATGATGGCACTCTTAAACACATCTTGGTCTAGGCAGCTAGACATATGTTCAACCACTAGGTTCTCAGTTTCAAAACGCTGGCCACAATTTGGACATCGGAAAGGACAGGCAGAGTGTTTAAATAACTGCTTTTTTTGGATACTGTTGATCTGGAAATGATTGTCCCTGAAATCATCCAACATTTCAACAAACATATCTCTTATTTCTGACTGCTCATCAGGATTCTCTTCCATGTCCATTTTCTCCTCGGCATTTCCTAAGCCATTCATTGTCAGATCTTGGGGTTCTCCACATCTCTGCGCATGTTCCTGAAGCTGTCTGCCCTTAACAAGGATCTGTCCGCATTTACCACACGCACAGATATTTTCAATGTGTTTGGCTAAGTAATGGGATGACAGGTCCTCCTCGGTGATTGTGAGTCCGCACAGCTCACAAGACGCATTTTCGGTATCCTCTTGTACCGGACTGCTGTTGTTAGGGGGCCTCATACTTTCTAAACCTCCTCTTTCTTCAGCACTTATTGACATCCGAGGTTTTAGAGTTTTCCTACCACTTTTTTTAATACCGATCTCTTCTTCAACATAGTATCTATAAAATGGCTCTTCAGGTTCATCTTCTAATTCGTCGTTGTCAGTGGATTCGTTACAGTCTTTATCAGTAACTTTAATGATGTTAAAGTCTTTCAGTTCGTCTGTAGGAATATCTTCTGGCTCCATCTTGATAATGATTCTTTTCCTTTCGGCAGCTCTGCTTTTTTCTTCACCGGCTAGCTCAGACTCCACGGTGCTACTTTTTCTGCTTCCAGGGGTTGAAGTCGAATCCTCGGCCGCCTGGCTCGGGTCTTCTCGGTATTTGTCCGTCTGCGTagaaaatgttttagaagaaTCCTTTTCACCAAACTCAGCTTTGATATTACTGTCTTTTCCATCTCTAAGATCCACTATTCTGTGGTAGGATCTTGTGTTTTGGTACGAATGTCTGTTAGTACAGGTTAGCACATGCTCATCTAATAACTTTTCACAGCTAAAGCCAAATCCACAGCTGTCACAGGTAAAACTCCGTCCAAAGCGTCGTGACACACGTTCTTTTGGAGTAGATAATTTGGACACCGAACTTTTTTTACAGACATCAAACAGTGGTTCCGGAAAATTACCTAACTGTAAAGACTcttcatcgggctctctgttatGTGGTGTATTTACGGTTGAACTGGGTTCTGCACACCACCTATTGGCCTCACTGCCATTTCTAGCCACTGTGTCTTCGTACATTCTTACCCCAAAGATCATCTTGCTGTTCTGTTTGCTAGAAGCAGAAGATGAACACTTGGAACTGGAACAATCTGCATCCTGTATGTCTTCTAAGCAGTCAGGAACATTGTACAGCTGTAGATAGTTCATTGCCACTTTAAACTGCTCAAAACTAGAGGGAGCAGTCATGATTTTACCTAAATACATAAACTGCAGAATGAGATCAAAACACTCGGCACTAATTTTCATGTTGCTGAGATTCAGTTGCGCAGTACTGTGCTGATGGTTCatgaaaaacattctaaaataggAGCTACAGGCAGCCAGAACTGCTTTGTGTGCTTGGAAGTAAATGTCATCGATTGCAATACAACAGTCACAGAGAAAACCCCATTCCCTTTGGTTGTTTAGCTGCTGAAGGACGTAGCTGCTGTGGCTGGGCTTTGCCATCTTCTATTAATTAGAGAcctatgtaaaacaaaaatagtaaagtCAGACGAGGTATCTTTAGAAAGCACCTGAAGGGTAATTTTGATCACACTTTGTGACTTGTGTGACTTTGCTATTATAACAAAGGTATACGTAGTTTTCCATTCCAGTGTAGGAAAACTCAATAATATATACctgaatgcttttttaaatttgaagatGAAGACAGCCATTTATTCAAGCTTCCCACTTTGATTTTAAGAAGcacaatgggggcacctgggtggctcagtcggatgagcgtctgactcttgattttggctcaggtcattatctcatggttcgtgggatggaagccctcagcgcggagcctgcttgggattctctctctctctctctctctctctctctctctggcccttccccactcacatgctcgtgctctgtctctctcaaaataaatattgtgttaaaaaaagaaacccaagctaaggtatcaaaaacaaaaaccatcacTTTGGTTTCCTCAAACTATGTTGGGAATAACATTTACtagatttgaaaggaaaaagtttaaaagtacCTGACGGATACAAacaatgaaagtaaataaaataacaacttaAACTGAAAGTTCATAAACTAAACTACAGAGTATTAAAAACTTAGGTAACGGGTATTAAGGAATCACTCTCATATTTAAGTGtgttgaatgtatttttgttgtGTTAAAAGAGTCCCTATCTTTTAGATAAACACGCTAACGTATTTACAGATGACGTGATATACCCTAAACTACGCTTGAAAAAAATCCAGTGAGGTGGGTGCAGGGGCTATAGGTGATACAAAATTGGccatttattggccatttatttttgtaggttaaaaaaaatttttttttaaatatttatttattattgagagacagagacagagcatgagtgggagaggggcagagagaagaggagacacagaatctgaggcaggctccagactctgagctgtcagcacagagcttgatggggggcttgaactcatggacagcgagatcatgacctgagccgaagttggatgctcaactgactgagccacccaggcgcgccccccccactataaatattattaatgtaGTGAGTCGACCTTgggtaaaggagagaaaaacattaaaagcacTAGAAGCCCTATCCAttatattataaaactaaaataagatcCAATTTtagcctcaattttttttttaatgggggcggggagttgggggggggtggggagagtgcacacaagcaggggagcggagcggggcagagggagagaaagagaaacttaagaaggctccaagctcagtgcagagcctgacaggagggctcaatcccatgaccgtgagatcatgacctgggccgaaatcaagagtcggacgctcaatccaTAGCCTCAATTTTTAATCTGTATACATAAACTTCACTATCTTCTACTTAAAAACAAGTTCCTATACAACCTGAgcataaaaagaacatttaacaaGCTGTTCAGAGACATTAAATGTTCACTCTCCAGTCCCCAAACCCTTCAATCCTTGCAATGGTAATTAAGAGGTATCTACAGTTTATTTCCACTTGCTTTTTATCTGTTCTTCACAGATCATATCTCGATCACATACCCCTTTTCCCCACTACCTAAAGACccatccctcctccttcttcctgttcttcctgCCTAATGACACAGAGTTGCTTAGTCAGGGATATGCATCTAGTGAGTCTAGTAAAAAGATGGTGGCTTATCATGAGGACTAGCGCCTTCTTAAAATTGCAACCATTGTACCTTTTTGTAAGCCAAATCAAGCATGTCAATAGGCACAATATTTCAACCTTCTATAAGTCAGGTATCTATAACCAATGAGGAAGCATGCTTAGTATGTACCTAAATACAAAAAGGAATATATGCACAAAGATATCCATCAACatgttatttataatttgaaatgtcTGGTAGTAAGGGAGTTGCAAGTGAACCCAGGTAAATCTACtacctaaaattaaaattcactgtCGTGtggcctttaaaaattaaattaatgaacgAAGACTGTAGGAGAAAATGAGTAAGTTTCCAGGATGGAAagtcaagtaaataaacaaaggaTATGAAATTATGTAACAATaacaattatataaaacaaatccaaaaacAATCTCTTATTCAAAGggtgagaaacacacacacacacacacacacacacacacacacacacgttgacCCCAAGCCCATTTTTTATAGGATgagtttttttttgtaaagaagcTTTAACTTTATTGAACTCACAGCTTCttagacttatttatttatttttattttttaatttaaagtcaagctagttaacatatagcatagtactggtttcaggagtagaatttaatgattcattatttacacttaacacccagtgctcatcccaacaagtgccctccttaatgctcatcgcccatttagcccatccccctacccaccacACCTCcaccaaccttcagtttgttctctatttttttatttaaatccaagttagctacatatagtgtaacaatgatttcaggaagagaatttagtgattcatcacctacataaaacacccagtgctcatcccaacaagtgccctcctcaatgcccatcacccatattgcacacccccatcaaccctcagtttgttctgtgtatttaagggtcttttatggcttgtctccctctatgtttttatcttatttttgcttccctgtgtcccccatgttcatctattgtgtttcttaaattccacatatgaatgaaatcatataattgtcttctctgactaacttattccACTTAGTGTAATATAGTCTAATTCCATccgcattgttgcaaatgacaagatttccttctttttgattgccaagttatattccattgtgtgtgtgtgtgtgtgtgtgtgtgtatatacaccctatgtatacacacaatatatatttattatatatatatatatatatatatatatatgccacatcttctttatccattcatcagtccatggacatttgggctctttccatactttggctattgtcgatagtgctgctctaaacattggggtgcatgtgccccttcgaatcagcactcctgtatcctttggataaatacctagtggtgcaattgctgggtcgtagggtagttctacttttaatttttttgaggaaagtccatactgttttccagagtggcagcaccatAGGATGAGATTTCTAGGTCTATAGTCATTTTGTAGGATTCATAGAGaactttaatgaaaaataaagagaaaggggcagaaggataGATGTTATCTCAAAACAAATCTCCTAATAAGAgttgttaaaaaatgaaacaaactctTCCGGATGATAACGAATGCCCTGCACGGAAGAGGGATGAAATGTCGATGAGGACGGGACGGGACGGGACGGTACaaggaaaagaacacaggctctgCGTCAGAGAGAGCTGAGTTCCAATCTAGCTTCGCCGCCTTTGGTAACTTATTTACCCTCACTGTCCCCAAATTTCCCGAACTTTCAAAGTGGGGATAATACGTCAAATAACATATCACATACAAGGATTCATAGAAACAATGTGTAAAGTTCTTGATGGGTGATAACTAACGGAAGTAACacggcagtggtggtggtggtcatgcATATTCTAAGTAGCAGGAGCTAAGTTTGACTAGTCAGCTAACCTTAAGGTTTCCTTCCAAACAGTAGTCTAGTAGGAGGAACGCCAGCAGTTAATCTGTGAAGACGTGCAGGTTTTTCATATCCTGTGCTTAATATAATGACATAAagacattaggggcacctgggtggctcccttggttaagcgtccgactcttgatttcggcccaggtcaggatctgatggttcgtggggttgagctcggcattgggctctgccctgagagcgaggagcctgcttaggattctctctctgcaccccctgccccccgccccccgccaccccttccctgcttgtgctctcttttcctctaaataaataaataaataaacttaaaaaaaaaaaaaaaaagagctgaaaagTTCCAAGACCTCTTCTAATCTAAATGGAaagcagggttgtttttttttttttttttaattctttttaaatgtttatttatatttgagagagagacagaccatgagcaggtgagggtcagagagggagacacggaatccgaagcaggctccaggctctgagctggcagcacagagcccgacgtggggctcgaacccaagaaccgtgagatcatgacctgagcagaagtcggacgctcaaccgactgaaccacccaggcgcccctaaatggaAAGCAGTTTTACGGCCAGCAACCAAAACTGTTGCAAGTACATCCAAGACCAATATGATGGGCACCTCTCCAGAGAAAATCAGATTCAGTGAAGTTAGTAAAAATGCATCTGTGTTAATATAAACACTACACTAGAACAAGAGCACCAACAGCATTTGAACGCACATTTGTCAATGCAACAAATATTCCTTGAGTGCTCTGGGGCATCAGGCACTATATAAAGTACTGAGAATCGGCAATAGCACAGGTATTCTGCAATCTCAGGGATacattgttgagaattttggcTTTTTCTACACTAGTGACTTCAACACGTATTCAGTAAAGTACCTTCTCTATGGAAGAGAGCATCATGCTCTTGTGAGAGAACACAGGACTCTGGGTCAGAAAGGCATGGGTATGAACCCCACTGTCTTCACTTCACATTCCTACCTTCCCCTCAGAGAGCTCAAGGCCAAACAAAATTCATGCTAAGACTACAGTTTCTAGGCTGACCTAGAATTGTAGTTTCATCAATATTATTATGCAAATATCCACATTCTGAGtaaaactaactttaaaaagtagagtaactttaaaaaaaaattttagagagagagagagagagacagagacagcatgagtgggggaggggtagagagagagggagagagagagagagaatcccgagcaggctctgccctgtcagcacagagcctgatggagggctcgaacccacgagccatgagatcatgacctgagccaaaacgaagagtcggatgcttaacaaactgagccacccaggcaccccaaaagtagaGTAACTTTTAATAACAATCCTTCACATATTAGTACCCATAACTTTGTTCTTATTACACCTCACTTATTACACAGAAAAGCTTTGAGAAGGCTTAATAACACCaacaaaacaacaccaaaaaacaaaaaaacaaaaaaagaagagaggtggGGCATGGAATCTGGGGTGAGGATCTAAATTCTTGTGAGACTTTTAGCTTGTTATCTATCTCTTGAGAATACCtttgcattaaaaatttaaaaactcattcacttattcttttaatcttttcttatgtttattcatttttgagacagagggagagagagcgggggagaggcaaagagagagggagacagaggacctgaagcaggctccatgctgacagcagagagcctcatgtggggcttgaactcacaaaccgcaaaatcatgacctgagccaaagctggatgcttaaccgactgagccacccaggtgccctgattttttttttttttttgagacagagagagaaagtgagcaggggagaggggcagagagagagagagagagagagagagagagagagagagaatctccagcagtctccatgctcagcatggagcccaacacgagactcaatcccatgaccctgggatcatgacctgagccaaaatcaagagtcagaccctcaattgaatgacccacccaggcaccccctttttgaaaatatttttttacattcatttacagtaaatttaattcattaaaaacaattttattcaaattccaaaaTAAGTTTTCTCCTTTCGGTTTTTTTGATATTAATAATGCTACTAAAACTTAGTTAACTTTATATTATAGTAAAGCTTGCAAACGTTTTAAATAAAAGGATTGCTTATATCTTagctgttcttatttttatttatttttgtaagttttaattttaattccagt includes the following:
- the ZBTB1 gene encoding zinc finger and BTB domain-containing protein 1 isoform X1, which gives rise to MAKPSHSSYVLQQLNNQREWGFLCDCCIAIDDIYFQAHKAVLAACSSYFRMFFMNHQHSTAQLNLSNMKISAECFDLILQFMYLGKIMTAPSSFEQFKVAMNYLQLYNVPDCLEDIQDADCSSSKCSSSASSKQNSKMIFGVRMYEDTVARNGSEANRWCAEPSSTVNTPHNREPDEESLQLGNFPEPLFDVCKKSSVSKLSTPKERVSRRFGRSFTCDSCGFGFSCEKLLDEHVLTCTNRHSYQNTRSYHRIVDLRDGKDSNIKAEFGEKDSSKTFSTQTDKYREDPSQAAEDSTSTPGSRKSSTVESELAGEEKSRAAERKRIIIKMEPEDIPTDELKDFNIIKVTDKDCNESTDNDELEDEPEEPFYRYYVEEEIGIKKSGRKTLKPRMSISAEERGGLESMRPPNNSSPVQEDTENASCELCGLTITEEDLSSHYLAKHIENICACGKCGQILVKGRQLQEHAQRCGEPQDLTMNGLGNAEEKMDMEENPDEQSEIRDMFVEMLDDFRDNHFQINSIQKKQLFKHSACPFRCPNCGQRFETENLVVEHMSSCLDQDVFKSAIMEENERDHRRKHFCNLCGKGFYQRCHLREHYTVHTKEKQFVCQTCGKQFLRERQLRLHNDMHKGMARYVCSICDQGNFRKHDHVRHMISHLSAGETICQVCFQIFPNNEQLEQHMDVHLYTCGICGAKFNLRKDMRSHYNAKHLKRT
- the ZBTB1 gene encoding zinc finger and BTB domain-containing protein 1 isoform X2, whose amino-acid sequence is MAKPSHSSYVLQQLNNQREWGFLCDCCIAIDDIYFQAHKAVLAACSSYFRMFFMNHQHSTAQLNLSNMKISAECFDLILQFMYLGKIMTAPSSFEQFKVAMNYLQLYNVPDCLEDIQDADCSSSKCSSSASSKQNSKMIFGVRMYEDTVARNGSEANRWCAEPSSTVNTPHNREPDEESLQLGNFPEPLFDVCKKSSVSKLSTPKERVSRRFGRSFTCDSCGFGFSCEKLLDEHVLTCTNRHSYQNTRSYHRIVDLRDGKDSNIKAEFGEKDSSKTFSTQTDKYREDPSQAAEDSTSTPGSRKSSTVESELAGEEKSRAAERKRIIIKMEPEDIPTDELKDFNIIKVTDKDCNESTDNDELEDEPEEPFYRYYVEEEIGIKKSGRKTLKPRMSISAEERGGLESMRPPNNSSPVQEDTENASCELCGLTITEEDLSSHYLAKHIENICACGKCGQILVKGRQLQEHAQRCGEPQDLTMNGLGNAEEKMDMEENPDEQSEIRDMFVEMLDDFRDNHFQINSIQKKQLFKHSACPFRCPNCGQRFETENLVVEHMSSCLDQDVFKSAIMEENERDHRRKHFCNLCGKGFYQRCHLREHYTVHTKEKQFVCQTCGKQFLRERQLRLHNDMHKGMASGEIGPSKPLEK